Proteins encoded within one genomic window of Rubripirellula tenax:
- the groL gene encoding chaperonin GroEL (60 kDa chaperone family; promotes refolding of misfolded polypeptides especially under stressful conditions; forms two stacked rings of heptamers to form a barrel-shaped 14mer; ends can be capped by GroES; misfolded proteins enter the barrel where they are refolded when GroES binds), translating into MAKQIVFDDDARGPLLAGVSKLARAVRSTLGPRGRNAVLDKGWGSPKVTKDGVTVAEDIELDDPLENLGAQLVKEAASKTNDVAGDGTTTATVLAEAIFREGIKMIATGADPMALTRGMAKAVDAACDQIAKLATPIRENSKSDIKQVATIAGNNDPEIGEVLANAFTRVGKNGVITVEEGRSNETYVDFVEGMQFDRGFLSPHFVTNQDDVSVELDDCHILLFEEKISSNKKMIPLLEAISKAKKPLLIIAEDVESEALATLVVNKMRGILSVCAVKAPGYGDRRKAILGDIAVLTGGKAIFKDLGIDLESVKISDLGRAKQVRITSEGTTIVSGGGKKADIEARVEQIRREIANTDSDYDKEKLQERLAKLAGGVAQINVGAATETEMKERKALIDDARAATQAALEEGIVPGGGTALLRCRAVIDKLEKATEGDQKLGVRVIRNVLDQPLRAIANNAGLDGAVVVNRVLQMKGKTDGYDANAEVYCDLVAAGIVDPAKVVRTSLTNANSVASLLLTTNALVVDIPVEEEEGGDHHHDHGMGGGGMGGMDMGGMGGMGGMM; encoded by the coding sequence GTGGCAAAGCAAATCGTTTTCGACGACGACGCCCGTGGCCCACTTTTGGCCGGCGTCAGCAAATTGGCGCGAGCCGTCCGCAGCACCTTGGGCCCACGCGGCCGCAATGCAGTGCTGGACAAAGGCTGGGGCTCGCCCAAAGTCACCAAGGACGGCGTCACTGTCGCCGAAGATATCGAATTGGACGACCCGCTTGAGAATCTCGGCGCCCAATTGGTCAAAGAAGCTGCCAGCAAGACCAACGATGTCGCCGGCGACGGAACCACGACGGCAACCGTCTTGGCTGAAGCGATCTTCCGTGAGGGCATCAAGATGATCGCGACCGGTGCCGACCCGATGGCACTGACTCGCGGCATGGCCAAGGCGGTCGACGCGGCTTGCGATCAAATCGCCAAGCTCGCGACCCCGATCCGTGAAAACAGCAAGAGCGATATCAAGCAAGTCGCCACCATCGCGGGAAACAACGATCCCGAGATCGGCGAAGTGCTTGCCAACGCGTTCACCAGAGTCGGTAAGAACGGTGTCATCACTGTCGAAGAAGGCCGATCGAACGAAACCTATGTCGACTTTGTCGAAGGCATGCAGTTCGATCGCGGTTTCTTGTCGCCACACTTCGTGACCAACCAAGACGACGTCAGTGTCGAATTGGATGACTGTCATATTTTGCTGTTCGAAGAAAAGATTAGCAGCAACAAGAAAATGATTCCGCTGCTGGAAGCGATCAGCAAGGCGAAGAAGCCACTTTTGATCATCGCCGAAGATGTCGAAAGCGAAGCCCTGGCAACGTTGGTCGTCAACAAGATGCGCGGCATCTTGTCGGTATGTGCGGTCAAGGCACCCGGTTACGGCGATCGCCGCAAAGCCATCCTCGGCGACATTGCCGTGTTGACCGGCGGCAAGGCGATCTTCAAGGACTTGGGAATTGACCTGGAAAGCGTCAAGATCTCGGACCTCGGTCGTGCAAAGCAAGTTCGCATCACCAGCGAAGGCACGACCATCGTCAGCGGCGGCGGCAAGAAGGCAGACATCGAGGCTCGCGTCGAACAGATCCGTCGCGAGATCGCCAACACCGACAGCGATTACGACAAAGAGAAGCTGCAAGAACGTTTGGCCAAGTTGGCCGGTGGCGTTGCTCAAATCAACGTCGGTGCAGCAACCGAAACCGAAATGAAGGAACGCAAAGCGTTGATCGACGACGCTCGTGCGGCCACTCAAGCGGCTTTGGAAGAAGGCATCGTTCCCGGTGGCGGAACCGCATTGCTACGCTGCCGCGCCGTGATCGATAAGCTCGAAAAGGCAACCGAAGGCGACCAGAAGCTGGGCGTCCGCGTGATCCGCAACGTGCTCGATCAACCGTTGCGTGCGATCGCTAACAACGCAGGCCTTGACGGTGCTGTCGTTGTCAATCGCGTCTTGCAAATGAAGGGCAAGACCGACGGTTACGACGCCAACGCAGAAGTCTATTGCGACTTGGTGGCTGCCGGCATCGTCGATCCCGCTAAGGTCGTTCGCACATCGCTGACCAACGCCAACAGCGTCGCATCGCTGTTGCTGACCACCAATGCTCTTGTCGTCGACATCCCTGTCGAGGAAGAAGAGGGCGGCGACCATCACCACGACCATGGTATGGGCGGCGGCGGAATGGGCGGCATGGACATGGGTGGCATGGGCGGCATGGGCGGCATGATGTAG
- a CDS encoding co-chaperone GroES — translation MAKLNLRPLDDRVVVKPEDAESTTAGGIVLPDSAQEKPQRGKIVAVGPGKLMDSGVRGELSVAVGDTIIFGKYGGSNIEVDGVEMKILRESDILAKVL, via the coding sequence ATGGCCAAACTTAACCTTCGTCCTTTGGATGACCGCGTCGTTGTCAAACCCGAAGACGCCGAATCGACCACTGCGGGCGGAATCGTCCTTCCCGACTCGGCTCAAGAAAAACCTCAACGCGGCAAGATCGTAGCCGTCGGCCCGGGCAAACTGATGGACAGCGGTGTTCGTGGTGAATTGTCGGTCGCGGTTGGCGACACGATCATTTTCGGTAAGTACGGCGGCAGCAACATCGAAGTCGATGGCGTCGAAATGAAGATCCTTCGCGAAAGCGACATCTTGGCAAAAGTGCTTTAG